Genomic window (Lycium barbarum isolate Lr01 chromosome 2, ASM1917538v2, whole genome shotgun sequence):
TGCACTGCACTACTCAATTCCTTTTAACTACACTACATATAAGAGTTTTACGTAGAAAATTGGATTTGGGTAAACCATATGTTTAACCCTAATTCATGTCCAATAAATAAACTTCATGCCATTTaaaaaagaagattttttttctttcctgcAGTGGAAGATTCTGGAGAAAAGTAAATATACTTTTCGTCACTATTTGAGCAATTTGCTGTGATTCATGTACGTCATATAGGTTGTGGTCTTTACAATGTTGTCGGTGTTTGAGGCATGTGAAATTGATGAGTAGTGAAACAAATAGAATGGACTTGGAACACTAGCATAACTATGGATTAAAATCTGTTTTTGTGTGTTCTTGGATTTTCCTTCAATATCAATTGCTATCACCAAGTAGTTTACTCTCGCCGTTTTATTTTGTGTTATGGTTTGGCCTGATATGGGATTAAAGAAAGTAAGGAAGactgaatcttgtggtcttaaactagaGATGTGTATAATGCATCAAAATGTCGTTTGAATATTGTGATCTTAAACATGAGATGTGGATTTTGGAATTAAggagttactaaatatagaagtgACATTCTTTATTAAACATATGAAGGAAAGCAAGACACATAATTTGAAACAGGGGGAATAATAGGATTATACTTTGACCAGTATCTTGCTAAGATTTCTACAAATGCAGATTACACTCTCTGGGTTGTTGAACTTCATTGATGGGTTGTGGTCGAGTTGTGGAGATGAGCGAATCATAGTGTTCACAACGAATCACAaagacagacttgatccagcatTGTTGAGACCCGGACGTATGGATGTACACATTGAGATGTCATACTGCACTTTCAGTGGATTCAGAGTACTCGCTTCCAATTACCTAAAGGTAGACCAGCACAGGTTGTTTAAGACAATTGAGGATCTGTTCGAGAGAGTTAGAGTAACACCAGCTGAAGTAGCAGGAGAGCTGATGAAGAGCAACAATTCTGACATTGCACTAGAAAGCCTCGTCAAATTCCTTCAAAACAAGGAATGGGCGTGACAACAAGCTAAACAACGTTGCTGACTATAACAGATAAGACGTTAGGACTCCAGTATTAGTCATAGAGTGAGTGATATTCTTTCATATGTTACAGAGCGGTAATGTTATAGTGGTAATTTTTGCTGATGCTATTCATAATTAATTTCGATTGGTAGATTCTATTCATTATTGGCCGACCCTTTATTCATAAGCTTGATATTATAGTTCACAAAGTATACTTTTTGTTTGCTTtcaaaaacttgaagaaaatttgCTACTTCAGTCAAGTGGTATATCAAGGAATCAGGCACAAGTGGTCTATCTTTTATCTGGACATTTATCTTCACAATCTCTTTCGAAGCCccacttaaaataaaataaaaaaaaatatatatatatatatatcaaagtcTAATATACATGAATTCACCATCTTGTCCGAAATTATCGTTGCTTGGAAATGTGAAGTTCGAGATCTCGACAGCTTCAGAAGAACTGCTAATGCTATTACAGTAAAAACTCTTGGCATAGTGGGCAAAATTATATAATGAGAAAGACTTCATTCTCAATACAGTCATTTCCATTGGAAGTGCTAAAATAAATGCAGAATTATTTACTGATAAATGATGAAAGAATCATAATTCGCAAATAATTCTAAAGAAACAATGGTACAATCAAATGGAACATACAAATTGTGGCTGATTTTCTCCGGTTGCCTTGTAAGGTTCAATGTTGCCACTTTCTTCTCTAAACACTCTTCTTCCTCTCTAAAATTCATCTTAGAGAAACAAAAAGATTGCTATATGTGCATATAAAGCCACTAATAATCCACATTCACCATTGATGTCTTTAGTGTTCTCCACGGCCCTTTATCTGACCTTAAACAACCACCCTCATTTTCACACGTACAGCTACCACCAAGAAAATCTGGCAACTCACTGAGAATGACATAATTTTCACCATATGTTAATTGTAAAGAACTCTATAACCGCTAGgatagaaggaaaaaaaaaaagttacgaGACAGTTACCTTTCATCAATGATTTCAAGCAGTTTGCCTTGATAATTGTTGCCAAGAACCTAGAAATTTGACAGGTTATAGTTCTTGATGAGCAACATATAACATGTTCGATTGACTCGTACCCCCTCTATCTCATTCTAAGACCAATTTTTCTAGTTCATTTAGGACATCAATGAACCTTTTTCATCATAATTAGACTTAACGACTCAGAAGCTTCTTAAATAATGACTATCAACAGATGCTAGATCATAATACAAAAGCAAAATGAGGAAAACttaagaaaggaaagaaatgttTGTCATACATGAATCTTGGACGTCGTCTCAGGGTCAAGAAAACGCTTGAGTATATGCCAGAGTAGCCTAAAGCCAGGTCCAGCATTTATGACAAACATTTCACCAAGTGTCTGCGAAATTATTTTGTCAAGGTTAGATATTAATTAAGTAGCAGTTTTATATGACAGTACCCGAAAGGAAATCAGAAACAGGCCTCACTTATTGCTAGCTAATAAGGGATATAGTGAATTACTTCAGGGTAATAGTCATTATCAATCTTCTGCAGCTGCAAAATGACTTCTCGTACCGGTTTCGTGAAACTCCTCAAATTCTATAACATAGAAAACCAAACATTATCTAACTGAACCATACGAATCACATTGTTCATTATCCACCAGAAAAGTCTATAACATAGAAAACCAAACATTATGTAACTGAACCATACGAATCACATTGTTCATAATCCACCAGAAAAGACTACTATACCACTCTTTCAACATCCAAAATGGTAACACCTCTATCGATATGTCTATTTGCAGCTACAGAGCAGGCAGGAAACCGAAAGGCAATAGACTTCTCAAATTCTTGGACGTGATATTTAACATAACGATCCAAAGTAGTCGCTTCCAAAAGTTTGTCGACATTCATTAGCCCCAATCTTTCGATATAAACTGGTCTTCCTTCCTTATCTGTGCCATGATAACCCTGAGGGTAGTTCCGCAGAACTTTATCCCTTTCATGGAAGTCAAAATCCTGAGCAAAATATTGTATATGATCAAGAAACTAAGTCTATGAACATATAAAAATCGTGAACTATTAATTAATTATAGAATTTTAACCAAAATGTGGATGGACAATTCAGAAAAAAACTCTCACACGTACACAGGAAGACTAGAACATGTTTAATAAGCCTTACTCGACCTCCAGAGGACAAAAAAGCTAACCATAAAATTCGAGAAAAAGACTTATGGCATTTTCAGATTAACATATCGAAAGTGGGAAAATATAATCAATATGATTGTACTGATAAAGAAAA
Coding sequences:
- the LOC132628051 gene encoding phosphatidylinositol/phosphatidylcholine transfer protein SFH1-like isoform X2; translated protein: MHDGDLKLLRFLKARKFDIEKAKCMWTNMLQWRRDFGTDTIIEDFDFHERDKVLRNYPQGYHGTDKEGRPVYIERLGLMNVDKLLEATTLDRYVKYHVQEFEKSIAFRFPACSVAANRHIDRGVTILDVERVNLRSFTKPVREVILQLQKIDNDYYPETLGEMFVINAGPGFRLLWHILKRFLDPETTSKIHVLGNNYQGKLLEIIDESELPDFLGGSCTCENEGGCLRSDKGPWRTLKTSMVNVDY
- the LOC132628051 gene encoding phosphatidylinositol/phosphatidylcholine transfer protein SFH1-like isoform X3, whose translation is MWTNMLQWRRDFGTDTIIEDFDFHERDKVLRNYPQGYHGTDKEGRPVYIERLGLMNVDKLLEATTLDRYVKYHVQEFEKSIAFRFPACSVAANRHIDRGVTILDVERVNLRSFTKPVREVILQLQKIDNDYYPETLGEMFVINAGPGFRLLWHILKRFLDPETTSKIHVLGNNYQGKLLEIIDESELPDFLGGSCTCENEGGCLRSDKGPWRTLKTSMVNVDY
- the LOC132628051 gene encoding phosphatidylinositol/phosphatidylcholine transfer protein SFH12-like isoform X1; amino-acid sequence: MSGEIRGTEELKLVNAFRQVLITENLLLAMHDGDLKLLRFLKARKFDIEKAKCMWTNMLQWRRDFGTDTIIEDFDFHERDKVLRNYPQGYHGTDKEGRPVYIERLGLMNVDKLLEATTLDRYVKYHVQEFEKSIAFRFPACSVAANRHIDRGVTILDVERVNLRSFTKPVREVILQLQKIDNDYYPETLGEMFVINAGPGFRLLWHILKRFLDPETTSKIHVLGNNYQGKLLEIIDESELPDFLGGSCTCENEGGCLRSDKGPWRTLKTSMVNVDY
- the LOC132628051 gene encoding phosphatidylinositol/phosphatidylcholine transfer protein SFH12-like isoform X4 gives rise to the protein MSGEIRGTEELKLVNAFRQVLITENLLLAMHDGDLKLLRFLKARKFDIEKAKCMWTNMLQWRRDFGTDTIIENLRSFTKPVREVILQLQKIDNDYYPETLGEMFVINAGPGFRLLWHILKRFLDPETTSKIHVLGNNYQGKLLEIIDESELPDFLGGSCTCENEGGCLRSDKGPWRTLKTSMVNVDY